The genomic stretch AACCAGCAAGTTTGGTCGAAGAAGGTAGCCATATCTCGGTCGTAGAGAAATTGCCATATGTATCGCGCGGAGGAGTCAAGCTAGAAAAAGCCATCCATGATTTCAAAATAGATGTTAGAGGAAAGACCGCTATCGATATTGGGGCTTCAACCGGCGGGTTTACCGATTGTTTACTTAAACATGGTGCGCGCCATGTTACCGCAATAGATGTCGGTTATGGCCAATTGGCTTGGCAGCTTCGTAGTGATCCACGGGTTACTGTCCTTGAGAGAACCAATATCCGATATATCGACCCGGCGCTTTTACCCAGTCTGGCCGATTTGATAACCATAGATGTATCGTTCATATCCCTAGAAAAAATCCACGACAGCGTATCAAAACTATTGAAACCAACTGGCGAGCTCATAGCGCTTGTGAAACCACAGTTTGAAGTAGGAAAAGAACGTGTTGGTAAAAAGGGTGTGGTTAGGAGCGCTGAAGCTCATAAAGATGTGCTGAAGCGGATATGGGAGTTTTACGAGCGGCAAGGGATGTTTATCAAAGGATTGACTTTTTCACCGATCAAAGGTCCTGAGGGAAATATTGAGTTTTTGCTATATGCCTCCCGCATGAATGAGAGTACGTCTTTAAAGGATAGGGAAGCAATAATCGATGAGGTTGTGGAAACTGCTCATCGACAAGCGAAATAGTCCTGATCGTACAGGAGACGTGATATACTGAACTCGATAGCATATAATAACAAAGCAGAATGCTAAAAATGGGGGCAAAACAAGCAATAGATACCTATGAAAATCAATACTATTACTATCGTGCCGAACTTAGATAAGCCTGATGTGGCTAGGGTTGTTTTGGAGCTTATCGATTGGTTTGGTAAACAAAATGTAAAAACTATAATGCCTGAAGAGGACGCTGCGGGACTTGGCAGGCCTGAGCTGGCGGCGGACGAGTTTGCTATCCGGCAAAGCGGGTCGCTGGTCTGCCTTGGCGGTGACGGCACTATATTAAGGGGAGTGCGGCTGCTTAAAGGAGCGGAGGTTCCGATTATTGGCGTAAACTTTGGCCGGGTTG from Bacillota bacterium encodes the following:
- a CDS encoding TlyA family RNA methyltransferase translates to MAKKRAEKKRADIYLTEVKAAESREQARRLIEEGRVFVNGKPISKPASLVEEGSHISVVEKLPYVSRGGVKLEKAIHDFKIDVRGKTAIDIGASTGGFTDCLLKHGARHVTAIDVGYGQLAWQLRSDPRVTVLERTNIRYIDPALLPSLADLITIDVSFISLEKIHDSVSKLLKPTGELIALVKPQFEVGKERVGKKGVVRSAEAHKDVLKRIWEFYERQGMFIKGLTFSPIKGPEGNIEFLLYASRMNESTSLKDREAIIDEVVETAHRQAK